From a region of the Tenggerimyces flavus genome:
- a CDS encoding SigE family RNA polymerase sigma factor has translation MTRPSRDEQFRAFVDARGSSLIRCAFLLTRDHHLAEDLVQSVLTKVALRWWRLGSPDHADAYARKAIYREYVSWWRVSRNREIPVDATPERDGESFVDSSIHKMALDDALAKLAPRQRAVILLRFYEDRDVEQAAAILGCSAGTVKSQTHSALAKLRDLCADLVELDANGGIR, from the coding sequence ATGACAAGACCCAGCAGGGACGAGCAGTTCCGCGCGTTCGTCGACGCGCGCGGAAGCTCCCTGATCCGGTGCGCCTTTCTGCTGACCAGAGATCACCACCTGGCCGAGGACCTGGTCCAGAGCGTCCTGACCAAGGTCGCACTGCGCTGGTGGCGGCTCGGCTCGCCGGACCACGCCGACGCGTACGCACGCAAGGCGATCTACCGCGAGTACGTCTCGTGGTGGCGGGTGAGCCGCAACCGGGAGATTCCGGTCGACGCGACACCAGAACGCGACGGGGAGTCGTTCGTCGACTCCAGCATCCACAAAATGGCGCTCGACGACGCGCTCGCGAAGCTCGCCCCCAGGCAGCGAGCCGTGATCCTGTTGCGCTTCTACGAGGACCGCGACGTCGAACAGGCCGCGGCGATCCTCGGCTGCAGCGCCGGAACGGTGAAGAGCCAGACCCACTCCGCGCTCGCCAAGCTCCGCGATCTGTGCGCGGACCTGGTCGAGCTGGACGCGAACGGAGGCATCCGATGA
- a CDS encoding PD40 domain-containing protein — MNLREELDRIAENAPPLSPAAADLALTRARRRRYVQAPLVVAAVAMAVVGGLAIRPNLFGTDFVPAAPWGKRIEVPATADNLPAQGVGPARLAYATSCGGSPTATPDCVEPRIMTEDNKHWAVVDARPSTNGKEAITVSPDGKQIAYTRGDWLVLRELASGTVTPLFELEDTTYGRAMWAPASKAVAFNLTVSGKSQTKLVDVMTGKVTATLKDGWLLGLPNAEALIPFDTLDEQELPMVDRTGVTRGTLPNALSLTRDRSGATGLVSPDGKHLAVVMRAVVDDPAQIRTLRLEPPRVPIYIGMGSGDGDADRHSVLGWLDNERVLISNGYLDDSRSRQELVVVDAETEQESPFTEVVGSTVQDSISVATDLL; from the coding sequence ATGAACCTGCGAGAAGAGCTCGACCGCATCGCCGAAAACGCTCCGCCACTGTCCCCCGCAGCCGCCGACCTCGCCCTGACCAGGGCCCGCCGCCGGCGCTACGTCCAGGCGCCCCTCGTCGTTGCGGCGGTCGCCATGGCGGTCGTCGGTGGGCTCGCGATCCGACCGAACCTGTTCGGGACGGACTTCGTGCCCGCCGCGCCATGGGGCAAGCGGATCGAGGTTCCCGCGACCGCGGACAACCTGCCCGCGCAGGGCGTCGGGCCGGCCCGCCTGGCCTACGCAACGAGCTGCGGGGGCTCCCCGACGGCCACGCCGGACTGCGTGGAGCCGCGGATCATGACCGAGGACAACAAGCACTGGGCCGTTGTCGACGCCCGCCCGTCGACGAACGGCAAGGAGGCGATCACCGTCTCGCCGGATGGCAAGCAGATCGCGTACACCCGCGGCGACTGGTTGGTACTCCGCGAGCTGGCAAGCGGCACGGTGACGCCACTGTTCGAGCTCGAGGACACGACCTACGGACGCGCGATGTGGGCTCCGGCCAGCAAGGCGGTCGCGTTCAACCTCACCGTCTCGGGCAAGTCCCAGACCAAGCTCGTCGATGTGATGACCGGCAAGGTCACGGCGACCCTGAAGGACGGGTGGTTGCTGGGGCTGCCGAACGCCGAGGCCTTGATCCCGTTCGACACGCTCGACGAGCAAGAGCTGCCGATGGTCGACCGCACGGGAGTGACCAGAGGTACGTTGCCGAACGCCCTGAGCCTCACCCGGGATCGAAGCGGCGCCACCGGCCTGGTCTCCCCCGACGGCAAGCACCTGGCTGTCGTGATGCGCGCCGTGGTCGACGATCCGGCACAGATTAGGACCCTCCGTCTCGAACCGCCCAGGGTCCCGATCTACATCGGGATGGGTTCCGGAGACGGGGACGCCGATCGCCATTCGGTCCTGGGTTGGCTGGACAACGAGCGGGTCCTGATCTCGAACGGGTACCTCGACGACTCGCGGTCACGCCAGGAGCTGGTCGTTGTCGACGCCGAGACCGAGCAGGAGTCCCCGTTCACCGAGGTCGTCGGCTCCACGGTCCAGGACTCGATCTCGGTGGCCACCGACCTGCTCTGA